The Botrytis cinerea B05.10 chromosome 6, complete sequence region TGAACCCCATAATGGGTCTTAAATTTCTCCAAAAGTTGACTATCATCCGCAGCCGTATTTGGcatatttaaaatttctcTTGCCTTGGCCCTTAATAACTCATCGGATGGGACGCGCCCTTGTGCCTTTTCCGCCTTGACCAAATCTAGTAACGCTTCTTCCAGTTCTCTCGAGCAGAAAACTTGTGCGGGCATCTTGTATCGTTGTTTAAGACCTTTAATGTATCCATTTGCGGTCTTTCCTCTCAACTTCACAATCTTTTCGCGTTCATCAATTTTCGCAAGATTGACTTCGAATTCTGTTGTGTCACATGCCTTGACGTCTTTCCCTGGATTTAGATAAGGTGGACAAAAGCCTGTGCCGCCCAAAGAAACTTTCCAGGAAAGATCCCCCGTCGGAAGACCTGGTCCGGATTCTTGTGGTGAGAGACCAGCATCGCGTTTGAACCGCATTAGCCATTCTGCATTGTCGGCTGCGGTTTGATTCCATgggtcatcgtcatcataaATCACCCAGCGAgcttgattttgaagttcGGCGTCTGTTGGTATCTGCCAATtgtcaatatataaaaagataacaTCAAGGATCAAGGTGGGCTTACATGTTGATTGGGATTGTTTGGTGACATACACCTTGCCACAAATCTCGAAAGCTCTCGCACTAACCGGATATAACAATTTGCATCGCTGAGAAAATATTTCAGAGGTTGTGCAGGGTTAGAGTTTGCTGACGGCTGATTCGATGCTTTGAGCGTATGAATAGGCTGATTGTAGTTTGGATTTGGCGAACTGCCTTTGCTTCCTGTGCGAGCTTCATAGTTTTCCAACTCCCAGTGTAAAGTTCGTGATGGAGACGATGCACTTTGCCCCGGAGAATCTATAGCTGTTGGAAACATAACGGAAGGCTTATTTTCTTCGGCTGGAGCAAGTCCGTTTCTGGTCTTGAATATATGGAGATATAATGGATCGTCAGCCCAAGTTTGATTCCATTGATCATCACTTCCGTAAACGATAAGTCTAGCATGTCGTTGAAGATCAGAATCTGCAGGCTTTATATCCAACGCAGCTTGAAGTTGTACATAATCTTTCAGCTCTGCCTCGAGTCTTGCGTAGTTATGTATAGCATGGTCAATAGAAGTCTCGTCCTTCGATCTTACGCCTTCATTAGCCATTTCAGAACTCCTAGGCAAGCCCGCACGTCTTCTGAAATCAGCGAGCCAGGAAGTTGAGTTCTTTATGAGATACTTGAACCAAGAAATAGCACCTTTGCATGGAAGTATCGCTGTCAATTCAGCTTCATCAAGAATTCTGCATGCTTCAACCTGTAACTCATAATCCGTAGCAGTTAGACCAAGCATTTGTCTCGAAGTAACGTAATTTCGTAGTGCTCGCTCTTTTGCACACTGATGCATTGATGGCATTACACCGATTAATGAGTGTTGAGTTGTTTCGAATGGTTTACTTCGAGTCATTTCAAGCGTCCCTTGTTCATCTGTTTCGTAGTTATCCGACCCGGAGAAACAGATTAGATCTCGCAACCAAGATTCTTGGGGATGTTGTGAATCCGAGACAGCATCCAAATTGCGAATTATTTGACGAGCTATACCGAGTAATTCTTCATCAGTAGGAGTTATGCCCTGCACAACCTTATCATTGACGTATTGTGTAAGGCCACTCTTGACCAAAGTTTCTGGTGTGCGATCCTCCTTGTAAGGATCATGAGAGGCTTCAAAAGGTCGTACGGTCATTCGCTCTTCATGAATAAGATCTAGTATAATGTTAGTGACTACGAATGAAGGAACCAGAAGAGGGCCAAAATACTTACAAGGAGGAATTCCGTTCTCAACAATGTTAAGAATTTGTGGTTCAAAACCCCAGTCACCTTTCCAGTCAATCATACTTTTACCACTTTTGAAATGTTCTGCCAGATGATCTACTCTAGCAGTCCAAGAATCCATTACAATTCCACAGAAACCGCATCTGGAACGTATTTCCGGTGTAATAGCTTTCCAACTTTCCATACTCCAACTAGCAAATTTTACATCATGAACAAGGTTCAGATGTTGGCGTAGGTGATCTTTCCGATAGAATGTCCTTTCTCCAATTGGCTTTTCAGCACAACTTGAATGGTTATGTGATTCTGCATGAGCGGCTGATGGGTTTGGATGATCACAATACACGCAACCTGGACGCTCGAATTCTTTGTTGTACTGTATAGGTCCATTGGGacaacaaatccatctctccaGTGATAAATGTAGTGATTTCTCATGCCTCTGCCAATCATGTTTTGTCTTGAAAGATTCAGTACAGAAAGTACACTGGAAGGTTCTCGCTGGACCTGCAGCTATGACCTTTGCTGCTTTGGGTGCTTGTCGACGACGACGCCGTCTACCATTGTTTCCGAAAGAGCTAAAAGAACCAAATGACCCACGAGATTTGTGAGAGTATGCTGAAGCAAATGAGCCGGCACTAGAATGAGAAGTGCCCAAACTACTCGCCGATGACACATTGTAAAGGGATCGATTCGATCCATCATCAGCGTAACTTGTGTATGGACTGTCCATGCCAGAGCTAAAACTGGAAGCCGTGACGGCCTTCGCAATAGCTGTTTGCGAAGCAGGTTCGTGCTCGGGTGGAGAGTGCTTCCAACGTTCCAAAGGATTCATGTGTTCCAAGGCAGGGGTACCTTTCCTTGGAATATCCATGGCATTCGCATAATTACCTACGGTTGGTGGAGTAACAGTTGGCCTAGTCTTTCCTCTACGACGTGCATTGGCAAGCCAATTGGTGATTTGTGTTTTGTTCAATCCCGTTTTGGACATTAGGATATCTCTCTCCGAATCAGTTGGATatggatgacgatgatgtaACCCTAGCCAGTCCTTAAGAATTCGAACCGACTGTCTTGAGAATCTCGCGCCAACTTTAGAACTGTTGTCTCCAACATcggatttgagattttctgTCGAAGTTTGAAGAGCTGGCAGATCCGTTGAAGAGTTGTTTTGAGATACGGGGTAAGAGTTGTACCCTTCAGATGGGGATGTAGGTGATCTGAAAGGATTGCTTTGAGGTCGGCCTTCTGCCACTCTCTGAGAATCACCGTATCTCACCAAACTACAAAGTCGATCCAGCCCCAAGCAACTTTGACAAGCGATACTTTCCCCGTCTCCCAATACTGTACATGGTTGAGCTAGTAAGACGCAGTACTCACACTGCTTGCCGGGGGGTATGGATGCCTCTTCTCTGATGCGAAAATATCCTTCGCCGTCAACTGCACAATCGATCTTGCCCGAGGCACGATAGTCATATAATATCTTACTCCTAATATTGAGATCTTGTGTCAAGCTGCATGTTCTTGCAAGGGCGACACAGCATGTGCAAGAGCCCTTACGGAAACCctctttgatgattttgcaATGTGTATTCTCCTGTCGACATCGTGTACACGGCTTGATAGGCTCTGACATgccatcaatccatcttgGAAAATCTTGAAAATCGTGTGCTTCAAGCGTGGTAGTGTCAAGTGCCGATGGCACCACCCCAGATTCCAAATCTTGAGAGACTGGCTCTTCTGGAGCCGAGAAATGTTGGAGACAACTAAAGGAATTCTCATCCCCTTCGGGATCTGCAAAGGCTAGGTCGATATCATACGGACCTGCACTTGAAACAGTATTGAGATGACTAAGATCATACTCGAATTGATCAGTAGTCAGAGGGGTGGCCGCACGAGTGGCATCATCAAAGTTGAAGAACTCATCCATTTCGTCAATTGTGGTCATCTAGAGGGCGTGAGGGCCGTTTGGACGAAAGTATAATGAGGTGTAAGACTCAATTGAGTAGGTGGAAGGCGGGGAATGGACTCTGACAGAGAAACAATCCACTCTCCTGTCCAGAACGACCTAGGTACTTGATTGAGTCAGGCAAATGAAAACGAAGATATTGACAAGAAAGCGTCCACGGAAGGGCGTGAAGAAGAAACGATGAATAATCCTTGGGTATATATTGTGAAGCGgacgatggatggatagatagatgtaaGAACGAAAGGATGAAAGAATGCAAGCACGAATGGAATGATCGGAGAGAAAACAGATTCACAAGCTGATACAATGGTCACCTTACgctcccctcctctccctcacgAACAGTCATCTTCATGGATGAATTGGCTATCCAGGATATCGGCCATGCTTGACCATCCTTGTCAGAAAATGTCGATAACACGCCCTTTGACAACCACATCTGATCTTAGTCAGTGCATAAAAAGTGTGCATTGCCTGCTAAACCCCACACGAGCGATGGAAAATTGAGGCCACGCTCcgattggatttggagttATTATTAGTAGGAGGATTGATGGcagaggggagggaggacTTGGCTGAATCTGTCTaggaagaaagaatccaGATACTGAACGATTCAGCAAACTTGTTCAGCAAACTGTTCAGCAAACTGAAGAGATGTGAGATGACTAATGCAGATATCACGTGATCACGAGCTGCAAAcgcttttctctttttctttccttcccgGCTTTTCCATCGCTTAATTGTTCTCGCCCGTCGGTCTTCTAAAAGAGATTGAATGGATCAACGCTGCAACATTCCCTCAATTGAATTACAATTCCACCACAAATACAACCCTCGAATGTGAAGAGATATAGTCAGCATCCTCCGTACtcaaaagtatattttgCATTGAGATGAAGGGGATTCGTTGAGTGGCTGAAGAAAGCATGGAGAGGTCATCAAATCCGACCTGGTTTCTGTCaaacctctctcctctcctctcctctacTACCCCATGTAACATAACATCATATAACAAATAGTGGGTGGTACTCATTTTCacaatacacacacacaatacCCATTCATTCCAGCAAATCAACACCAAGCTGACACGGCACCACACCACACGCCGACATCGCACTCCCACAATGCTTAACGCGGAAAATACCTAGATCCTCACGGGTCCTCTCCCTACGCATTAAACTTTTCTGGCGGCAGTCCTTGGCGATCATCTAATTCACAAATGGATAAGTGAGGGAAAGAAGCGGCATTAGCTGGTCGTATAGAAATTTGCCGACGGATCACGgctatttcttttctcgagGGGGAAGAGTGCGGAACACATCTATCTATGACTTGTCTGGAGAGGTCTTCTTCGAAATCcgaatattaaaaaatctcGTCGTTAATACTACATACAGTTTTCCTCCATGCATCATTTCCCATATATTTGATCATTCCATGCCATatccagccagccagcaCCTTGTAAGTTCATCCACCCGTAAAATTCGTACAATgaaatgcaatgcaatgcaaatAGCCACCTCCGCGCGATAATCATAAGTTGCGGTCCCAAATACAATGAGGTCCCCCATCCGTGGGCCTGTCGAAAGAAAATAGTCGAAAGGTCTGTTCTTCGTAATTATATTAATGCCAGagaatttctccatctcctcacgTATCCCCGCCATTTCTCCAAACCTCCCACCTCCAACCCCAACTCCCGTATTTCTCTCACAACATTGGGTATTACCTCCTCCTCTCACCTCTTCTACCTTCTCCACCAACGACGCCCCCAAAGCTTAATGGGTCTACAGTTCTGAATCCACTGTCCCgctccctcctctctctcttacTCTTCGACCTCCTCGGTGGGTCGTGTTCTTCAATTACCACGACCTCATCACTGCCCCCACCGCTCGAACTGGGGCTTCTCTCATCCCTACTCCTTCtcacctctctcctctcctcaacAATTACTCTCTCAACAGGTGGTGGAGGCCTCCTCGTTTCTTGTCGCACTTCCTCCCTTACCACCCTAACCGGAGCCGGACTTCGACTGCGTTGACGCCGAATCTCGACTTTCTCGGTTGTGCTCACTCTTCGACTGTGCGGTCTCGAGCTCCTGTGCGAATTGTGTGACCTCCGTCTTACATTCTCACGGAAAGTTACATCTTCGGTAATTGTAGATTGCGCAGATTGACGACGTCCCAGTGTGCAACATGTATACAAGAGCCAGAGAAGCAGTATAAAGCCTGCCACCGAACCTAAAACTATGCCAACGATTGTGCCGGGCGAGGGAGAATTGTTCTGTTGTCCGTATGTAGTAGGAATTATACTTGGGTTGCTACTCGCAGTTTGTCGCGAGATTAGGCGAGTGAGGAGTCCCGTCAgctttgaaggagaagatcgCTGGACATTTCTTCTGTGGAAAATTGTAGAGATTGGCTGTAAAATTGTCGTCGTCCTTGAGGCTACCAAAGCCGAATGCGCCACGTCTCTTGGGAATGTTGAAACACCCGAGAATAGCGAAATTGGAATAGGTGCcatgtttgatgatgaaCCTGCGAGCGATATTACGCTCGAGGCGTAGCGGATaccttttgaatttattccCAATCTATGCGCCGGAAGTGTGATGTGTTTTCATGTGCTGCGTGTTGACACCCTGATTGATTGTTTACGACTGAGCTGTTTAAAGATGCTGGTCTAAGCTTGACGGGGTGATACGATACGATCAATTCCAATCGAGTGGAGGGGTTATGCTTGAATGTGATAAGCTGATTCTCGAAGATGGCATTTGCGGGTGGGTAAGTGAGCACAAGAATAGCGAATGGAGACACAAGGAGCGAGGAACGACGGATTGGAGATCTCTGGATTGGCGATCTCTGGATTGGCGATCTCTGGATTGGCGATCTCTGGATTGGCGATCTCTGGATTGGAGATGTATTGTATGAAGGCGAgaaaagggagagaagagagggagggggggaagcagagaaggagggaaggaggaACGAAAGAATATAGAGACGGGACGACAGTTCAAAGCTGGGAAGGAGTTGGAACGGGTAAGCTAAAAGTAGATTATCCCATCCCGAGGATTCCTTCAAACCATGCCATACATTCATTATACATGCCATGCCATACATGCCGTACATGCCATACACACCATCAACAAACGCTCATGCATCGGATGTTTGTACCTACTAACCCACCTCCCTGATCTTTCTATTTGGCGCGCACAATGGCAAGGTATCGGGTGCTTTGGCTTGCGCAATCTAGAACAACGTGGACAGGAACTCTTGGGGCGCCAGGCACAAGGGACTATGCACGACCTGTGAGTGGTTGGAAAATCACGGTGGCTGGTAGTGTTCTCGATGATATCGCTGGAGCCTTCTCTAATGCTCACAACTCGCTGACatgggaaaaagaaaagaaagaaagaaagaggctGGTATGGGATTCTCTCATGTCGAGGGCGcttgtggatgtggatgtggatgtggatgttgatgtgcgtgtggatgtgggatgtggatgtgcgtgtgcgtgtgcgtgtgcgtgtGAAGATACTTTCCCTCGGTCTCTCCCTCTGGAGTCTGAACACATTGTGACAGTGCACTGGAATTGATTCACCTTGCAGTTTCTCCTCCACTGTGGAGAGACGGTTGGCAAGTTGGAAAGTTAAAAAGTCATTAGAAAGTTAGAACCTTGCCGTCGACGTATCACAACGGGTGTGGGCTCCACCACATCATAACGTCCCATGGCCATGGCTGTGGTTATGGACGATACTAATGCCATTCATCATCACGTCCCTTCTCTGGCATTTCTGGTTGCATGCATGTTGAAAACACCGTCCTCGCGCAATCGCCCTGTGTTCGAATCTGGCACCACATTCTCCTCCTGCTGAACGATGAAGGGTATCCGTCGTCGTCTCTCATGAAATGGATCGCGGCTACTGCTACGAGGACAGGTGAGCTGGTCCTACCATCTCGTGTGCTAAGCCACCATCGAAGGCCAAGTTTGCGACAGTAAATGTATTATCTTATCGAAATGTGAAAAGCCCAGAAACTCCGGATACCAAgcaattcatttcatttcatttcttttcttttcatttctctgtttcttttccattctcgCCTTCATTTTAAATCCCCAAACACCCCAAGGTCATCTCGACAACTTCCATAGATTCGTTTTCATCTCCCCTTTCTCTCAATCGCCGTTCTTGCCATCAAGTTCCGATACCTACACTCCAGATTGGCCGGGCGaaccatatccatatccatatccatatccgtGGAATACGAAGTCCAACAGACTTGGATCTGAACTAATTAATTTGGCCATCTTGTATGACGTTGATCGGGAGCTATTAGATCGTACCAAGCGCCACCATCTACAAATCCGTCTTAATTCAAAGGCTTCGCATTCTATCTACAAAAAGACTTCACATCCCTATCCGACACCCTCCGAGAATTACTATACCAACACCAACGTCGCATTTCAAGTCAATCTACACAAACCCGACAGAAAATGTCGAAGAAATACGAAGAAGGGCCTCCACCTCCAGCATATGGCGCGGATGGTCCCAGTCAAAACTCCGCACCTATCCCTCCTCAAGCAGCATATATGCATCCTTCTCCCTCGCCTCaacctcaatatcaacagcAGCCATATCAACAACCATATCAACAGCCATACCCGCAAGGTCAATACCCGCAACAAGGTCAACAATACCCTCAACAAGGATACCCACCACAAGGAGGCTACTATGCGCCAGGTCCGCAGATGGGATATCAGCAACAACCTCCGTATGGATACCAACAGCAACCTTATGGATATCAACAGGGATATGGTCAACAGCAAAGAGGTTCTTCTAGCGATGGCTTTCTGGGGGCTTGCTTAGGAGCTATggcttgttgttgttgcttgGATCTATTGTTTT contains the following coding sequences:
- the Bchox2 gene encoding Bchox2 yields the protein MTTIDEMDEFFNFDDATRAATPLTTDQFEYDLSHLNTVSSAGPYDIDLAFADPEGDENSFSCLQHFSAPEEPVSQDLESGVVPSALDTTTLEAHDFQDFPRWIDGMSEPIKPCTRCRQENTHCKIIKEGFRKGSCTCCVALARTCSLTQDLNIRSKILYDYRASGKIDCAVDGEGYFRIREEASIPPGKQCEYCVLLAQPCTVLGDGESIACQSCLGLDRLCSLVRYGDSQRVAEGRPQSNPFRSPTSPSEGYNSYPVSQNNSSTDLPALQTSTENLKSDVGDNSSKVGARFSRQSVRILKDWLGLHHRHPYPTDSERDILMSKTGLNKTQITNWLANARRRGKTRPTVTPPTVGNYANAMDIPRKGTPALEHMNPLERWKHSPPEHEPASQTAIAKAVTASSFSSGMDSPYTSYADDGSNRSLYNVSSASSLGTSHSSAGSFASAYSHKSRGSFGSFSSFGNNGRRRRRRQAPKAAKVIAAGPARTFQCTFCTESFKTKHDWQRHEKSLHLSLERWICCPNGPIQYNKEFERPGCVYCDHPNPSAAHAESHNHSSCAEKPIGERTFYRKDHLRQHLNLVHDVKFASWSMESWKAITPEIRSRCGFCGIVMDSWTARVDHLAEHFKSGKSMIDWKGDWGFEPQILNIVENGIPPYLIHEERMTVRPFEASHDPYKEDRTPETLVKSGLTQYVNDKVVQGITPTDEELLGIARQIIRNLDAVSDSQHPQESWLRDLICFSGSDNYETDEQGTLEMTRSKPFETTQHSLIGVMPSMHQCAKERALRNYVTSRQMLGLTATDYELQVEACRILDEAELTAILPCKGAISWFKYLIKNSTSWLADFRRRAGLPRSSEMANEGVRSKDETSIDHAIHNYARLEAELKDYVQLQAALDIKPADSDLQRHARLIVYGSDDQWNQTWADDPLYLHIFKTRNGLAPAEENKPSVMFPTAIDSPGQSASSPSRTLHWELENYEARTGSKGSSPNPNYNQPIHTLKASNQPSANSNPAQPLKYFLSDANCYIRLVRELSRFVARCMSPNNPNQHIPTDAELQNQARWVIYDDDDPWNQTAADNAEWLMRFKRDAGLSPQESGPGLPTGDLSWKVSLGGTGFCPPYLNPGKDVKACDTTEFEVNLAKIDEREKIVKLRGKTANGYIKGLKQRYKMPAQVFCSRELEEALLDLVKAEKAQGRVPSDELLRAKAREILNMPNTAADDSQLLEKFKTHYGVHSTSSSPHSQTQTQTYQPHAQSIPSFSTNQTPAFLNDDDLLASFDQELLDNTEMDLGLELNGSSSTNMDFLSNHPSAPLGTIPSSCISNFPPFNNTNPIMDFDIGMNMDLAMGDNGSESWAGLQSNSIDVSAFGALETMEGIGEMDETFNIEGLEELNGEDMNKEIEYAELHRVSTATASPWRRRASERLARGGVRGFDFEGGGRERLW